From a region of the Campylobacter sp. genome:
- a CDS encoding TonB-dependent receptor, with protein sequence MSLFRFSIAAAGALCLCAATLAAQDDSEGGSQNLGQINVTGNVESDPLTKKVGETKKSAKQLAKEQVSDSRDMVRHETGVSVVESGRFGASGYSIRGVDENRVDISIDGLRQAETLSSQGFKDLFEGYGNFNNTRNGVEVENVRQVDITKGADSVKRGSGALGGSVAFETKDARDYLTEKDWYYGFKRGYQSADRQNWQSHAAAVRFKWFDLLAIHTDREGHELKNWGYKDYDPAVIRKVREKPDPYRIYKKSTLVKFGFQPTDTDRFSLGYDKSNIKSEGIDWSNQFALYNTQTPWGALTNDIRHTNDTSERKNYSFSYENFDETPLWDSLKFSYNKQRIKLKARTDEYCEGDNCAGISNPSGLHINENGKMVDKYGGELQHSTETYYEQPWWSPVPIPRTRDIVVDSRGDKVDDNTYRGYTNELNTGGVSDILVNCDNYNCSKGIDLFDTNTWSYQHYDLTPVPTPNGKGNYAVINPKDSWNGDSLLLPSQYGFVDNNWKDRDLITDTKQLNLDLTKDFTIKSSEHTLSYGGLFSKSDKRMVNRQGYEPTNKQWWAETFFGVRNTNPDFPMLGTWYADKCKLYNGNDYVTLCSHEDDPFSFLIPVETKTGALYVGDDFRINDILGFDLNYRYDRVKHNPSYTPGVTPKIPTDLFIGMFVPYTPLPGTPSNDEIKAHKDANAEANAVYLASQKRKYSANSYSLATSIDPLDFFRLQLKYANGFRAPTSDEIYFTFQHPDFSIYPNLDLKKETAKTKEIAFTLHNSPSFVTLNLFQTDYRNFIDLQYKGEFQLPYGNGGSTMPTSVYQNVNRPKARVRGIEIDSRLALDQIWQQLQGFSIGYKLSIQKGRMDIGNGKIDTPMNAIQPRTAVYSVSYQSPGDKFGADLFITAVAAKKGDDTYNMYWYEQARSGKIVNGKPVSNSEVEWRSGAYTTIDFVTYVKPIKYLTLRAGAYNITDRKYITWESARSIRPFGTSNLIDQETGLGINRFYSPGRNYKLTWEFQF encoded by the coding sequence ATGAGCTTATTTAGGTTTTCCATTGCAGCGGCGGGAGCGCTTTGTTTATGCGCGGCCACTTTAGCTGCACAGGATGATAGCGAAGGTGGCTCCCAAAATTTAGGGCAGATCAATGTTACGGGAAACGTAGAAAGCGACCCGCTTACCAAAAAAGTCGGCGAAACTAAAAAGAGCGCCAAGCAACTTGCCAAAGAGCAAGTTAGCGATAGTAGAGATATGGTTCGTCACGAAACCGGCGTTTCAGTTGTCGAAAGCGGAAGATTCGGTGCTAGTGGTTATTCGATCCGCGGCGTGGATGAAAATCGCGTCGATATCAGTATAGATGGACTTCGCCAAGCAGAAACACTAAGCTCGCAAGGTTTTAAAGATCTATTTGAAGGATATGGAAATTTTAATAACACTAGAAACGGCGTTGAGGTTGAAAACGTAAGACAAGTAGATATCACTAAAGGTGCAGATTCGGTAAAAAGAGGCTCGGGCGCGCTAGGTGGCTCAGTAGCGTTTGAGACAAAGGATGCGAGAGATTATCTAACGGAGAAGGATTGGTATTACGGATTTAAGCGCGGGTATCAAAGTGCGGATAGACAAAACTGGCAAAGCCATGCAGCTGCAGTTCGGTTTAAGTGGTTTGATCTTTTGGCTATTCATACTGATAGAGAAGGACATGAACTAAAAAACTGGGGTTATAAAGACTATGACCCAGCCGTCATCAGAAAAGTTAGGGAAAAGCCCGATCCGTATAGAATTTACAAGAAAAGCACCCTTGTCAAATTTGGTTTTCAACCCACCGATACCGATAGATTTAGCCTAGGATACGATAAGTCTAATATAAAATCAGAGGGAATAGACTGGTCGAATCAATTTGCTCTTTATAATACGCAAACCCCTTGGGGAGCATTGACTAACGATATACGACACACTAACGACACAAGCGAAAGAAAGAATTACTCGTTTTCTTACGAAAATTTCGATGAAACGCCTTTATGGGACAGCTTGAAATTTAGCTATAACAAGCAGCGCATTAAACTAAAGGCAAGAACGGACGAATATTGCGAGGGCGATAACTGCGCAGGCATTTCAAATCCGTCTGGTCTACATATAAACGAAAACGGAAAAATGGTAGATAAATACGGAGGCGAGCTGCAACATTCTACCGAGACGTATTACGAACAGCCGTGGTGGAGTCCTGTTCCCATACCTAGGACGAGAGATATAGTAGTAGATAGTAGAGGCGATAAAGTGGATGATAACACCTACCGAGGATACACGAATGAATTAAACACGGGAGGAGTCTCCGATATTTTAGTCAATTGCGATAACTATAACTGCTCAAAGGGTATCGATCTATTTGATACAAATACGTGGAGCTATCAGCACTACGACCTTACCCCTGTACCTACCCCTAATGGCAAAGGAAACTATGCGGTAATCAATCCAAAAGATAGCTGGAACGGCGATTCTCTCTTATTGCCGAGCCAATACGGCTTTGTAGATAACAACTGGAAAGACAGGGATCTCATCACCGATACAAAACAATTAAATCTCGATCTTACCAAGGATTTTACTATCAAAAGCTCAGAGCACACCTTAAGCTACGGCGGGCTTTTTAGTAAAAGCGATAAGCGAATGGTAAACAGACAAGGATACGAGCCTACGAATAAACAGTGGTGGGCCGAAACCTTTTTCGGCGTAAGAAATACTAACCCCGACTTTCCTATGCTCGGCACTTGGTATGCGGATAAATGTAAGCTATACAACGGAAACGACTATGTAACGCTTTGTAGCCACGAAGACGATCCTTTTAGCTTTCTTATTCCGGTTGAGACTAAAACCGGAGCGCTTTATGTGGGGGATGATTTTCGCATAAACGATATCCTAGGCTTTGATCTTAATTATAGATACGACAGAGTGAAGCATAATCCAAGCTACACTCCCGGCGTGACGCCTAAAATTCCGACCGATCTGTTTATCGGTATGTTCGTTCCCTATACGCCGCTTCCGGGCACTCCGTCTAACGACGAGATAAAAGCTCACAAAGATGCAAATGCAGAAGCCAACGCCGTATATTTAGCTTCTCAGAAGAGAAAATATTCGGCAAATTCATATTCTTTAGCTACAAGCATCGATCCACTTGATTTTTTCAGACTTCAACTTAAATATGCAAACGGATTTAGGGCGCCTACTTCGGACGAAATTTACTTCACTTTCCAGCATCCGGATTTTTCGATATATCCAAATTTGGATTTGAAAAAAGAAACGGCAAAGACTAAAGAGATTGCCTTTACGCTTCATAATTCGCCAAGCTTTGTTACATTGAATTTATTCCAAACGGATTATAGGAATTTTATAGATTTACAATATAAGGGGGAATTTCAGCTTCCTTATGGAAACGGTGGAAGTACAATGCCTACCTCTGTGTATCAAAACGTAAATCGTCCAAAAGCAAGAGTAAGAGGAATAGAGATAGATTCGAGACTGGCTTTGGATCAAATTTGGCAGCAATTGCAGGGTTTTAGCATTGGATACAAGCTAAGTATCCAAAAGGGTAGAATGGACATAGGTAATGGCAAAATAGATACCCCGATGAATGCGATCCAGCCTAGAACGGCGGTTTATAGCGTAAGCTACCAAAGCCCAGGCGATAAATTCGGCGCAGATCTATTTATAACTGCGGTAGCTGCAAAAAAAGGAGACGACACCTATAATATGTATTGGTATGAGCAAGCGCGAAGCGGCAAAATCGTAAACGGCAAACCTGTAAGCAATAGCGAAGTGGAATGGAGAAGCGGCGCATATACCACGATAGACTTCGTAACATATGTAAAGCCGATCAAATATCTAACTCTTCGTGCAGGCGCATATAATATAACCGATCGCAAATATATCACTTGGGAAAGCGCCAGATCAATAAGGCCTTTTGGAACTAGCAATCTGATAGATCAAGAAACAGGACTTGGTATCAACCGTTTTTACTCGCCGGGTAGGAACTATAAACTGACATGGGAGTTTCAGTTTTAA
- a CDS encoding SEL1-like repeat protein: protein MKRYLYLAVIAMFCMGGVFEDADKLYEDGDYPKAIKMWQRSCDSGEAQSCYRLGNLYRFGRNVTQNYQKAANFYQKACDDGDMTGCYELAGLYFEGYGVRQDYQKAASLHQKACDGGNMFSCNLLAISYESGIGVSRDRHKAMVLRQMICDNGDADMCNNLAYLYKNGDKVGQDLQKSESLYKKAAVLYQKKAQINQKKCDEGSLYECQRLADLYIDGKGVEKDFKKAADLYQKACDGGRAAACLILGDLYKANNYQKAESLYQSGLNLLKNTCESGDADSCSYLGDLYKNGWHIKQDRSLAKEFYGKACDLAEQIGCDEYKQLNEAELIDDKHDITPSAP from the coding sequence ATGAAAAGATATCTTTATCTAGCCGTTATAGCTATGTTTTGCATGGGCGGGGTTTTTGAAGACGCGGACAAGCTCTATGAGGACGGCGATTATCCTAAAGCGATAAAAATGTGGCAGCGCAGCTGCGACAGCGGAGAGGCGCAAAGCTGCTATAGGCTCGGAAACTTATATCGATTCGGCAGGAACGTCACTCAAAACTATCAAAAAGCGGCGAATTTTTATCAAAAAGCCTGCGATGACGGAGATATGACCGGTTGCTATGAGCTTGCAGGACTATACTTTGAAGGCTATGGCGTTAGACAAGATTATCAAAAGGCTGCGAGCCTGCATCAAAAGGCTTGCGACGGCGGCAATATGTTTTCGTGCAATTTGCTTGCAATTTCATACGAATCCGGTATCGGCGTCTCAAGAGACAGGCACAAGGCTATGGTTTTGCGTCAAATGATTTGCGATAACGGTGATGCAGATATGTGCAATAACCTTGCATATTTATATAAAAACGGCGACAAGGTCGGACAGGACTTGCAAAAGTCGGAGAGCTTATATAAAAAAGCGGCTGTTTTGTACCAAAAGAAAGCTCAAATAAATCAAAAGAAATGCGATGAAGGCAGCCTATATGAGTGCCAGCGCTTAGCGGATCTATATATAGACGGCAAGGGCGTAGAGAAGGATTTCAAAAAGGCTGCGGATTTATACCAGAAGGCTTGTGATGGCGGCAGGGCGGCGGCGTGCTTGATTCTGGGAGACTTATACAAAGCAAATAATTACCAAAAAGCAGAAAGCCTATATCAAAGCGGGCTAAATTTGCTTAAAAATACTTGCGAGAGCGGGGATGCGGACTCGTGTAGTTATCTCGGGGATTTATACAAAAATGGATGGCATATTAAACAAGATAGATCCTTAGCAAAAGAATTTTACGGGAAAGCATGCGATTTAGCAGAGCAGATCGGCTGCGACGAATACAAGCAATTAAACGAAGCAGAACTCATCGATGATAAGCACGACATCACACCGAGCGCGCCTTAA
- a CDS encoding RNA degradosome polyphosphate kinase produces MQTQSNFINRELSWLRFNTRVLEQCKKDIPLIEKLKFLAIYSTNLDEFYMIRVAGLKQLFTAGVITSGDDEMTPLEQLRAIRSYLRNEQTELEQQYFGIQKELCKNGLFIKSYDELQPELKPAADEFFFSQIMPVIVPIAVDATHPFPHLNNLSFSLAVKLCDEGAPESVHFGMIRIPRVIPRFVQVAQNTYVPIGTIVKRHAEEIFPGYKLISSAAFRVTRNADIVIEEEEADDFMMILEAGLKLRRKGAFVRLQIEKDADVELLEFLNSHLKIFYKDIYECAVPLTLDGLWEIASNKDFSFLAHPQYLPKTLPPFNENTSVMSAMEKEDILLIHPYESFDPVQKLIKEAAKDPKVISIRMTLYRVEKNSPIVQSLIEAASDGKQVTVMVELKARFDEENNLHWAKALEDAGAHVIYGITGFKVHAKVTQIIKKEDGKLKFYIHLGTGNYNGSSAKIYTDVSFFTCGDRFDKDTTNFFHILSGYNKNRKLDNLSMSPMQIKERLLAMIKNEEKKGSAGRIIAKMNALVDGDMIKALYKASAAGVKIDLIVRGICCLRPALKGVSENIRVISIVGKYLEHARIFYFAHAQPSLYIASADWMPRNLERRLELMSPIYNENLQNKLKEILKLQLSDNELAFELQSSGEYRKIVPKKGEEKIDDQEFLEIYFNKIYKNIRKHDESGTALTKLLKES; encoded by the coding sequence ATGCAAACACAGAGCAATTTTATAAACCGCGAGCTAAGCTGGCTACGCTTCAATACCCGCGTGCTGGAACAATGCAAAAAGGATATCCCGCTAATTGAAAAATTAAAATTTCTAGCGATTTACAGCACGAATTTAGACGAATTTTATATGATCCGCGTGGCGGGCTTGAAGCAGCTTTTTACCGCCGGCGTTATAACCAGCGGCGATGACGAGATGACGCCTCTAGAGCAGCTGCGCGCGATCCGCTCATATCTGAGGAACGAACAAACCGAGCTTGAGCAGCAGTATTTCGGCATCCAAAAGGAGCTTTGCAAAAACGGGCTTTTTATCAAAAGCTACGACGAGCTACAGCCCGAGCTAAAGCCGGCGGCAGACGAGTTTTTTTTCTCGCAGATAATGCCCGTCATCGTCCCGATCGCAGTGGATGCGACCCATCCTTTCCCGCATCTAAATAATCTCAGCTTCTCCCTCGCAGTCAAACTTTGCGATGAGGGCGCGCCCGAGTCGGTGCATTTTGGAATGATTAGAATTCCGCGCGTGATTCCGCGCTTCGTGCAGGTCGCGCAAAACACCTACGTGCCGATCGGTACCATCGTAAAACGCCATGCGGAAGAGATTTTCCCCGGCTACAAGCTCATCAGCTCCGCAGCCTTCCGCGTCACGCGAAACGCAGATATCGTGATCGAAGAGGAGGAAGCGGACGATTTTATGATGATCCTGGAAGCGGGGCTTAAACTGCGCCGCAAGGGGGCTTTTGTGCGGCTCCAGATCGAAAAAGATGCCGATGTCGAACTATTAGAATTTCTAAATTCCCATCTTAAAATTTTTTACAAAGATATATATGAATGCGCCGTGCCGCTTACGCTGGACGGGCTTTGGGAGATCGCTTCTAATAAGGATTTTTCCTTTCTAGCCCATCCTCAGTATCTGCCAAAGACTCTGCCCCCCTTTAACGAAAACACCTCTGTTATGAGCGCGATGGAGAAGGAGGATATCCTGCTAATCCATCCTTACGAAAGCTTCGATCCTGTCCAAAAACTCATCAAAGAAGCCGCCAAGGATCCGAAAGTCATCTCGATCCGCATGACGCTGTACCGGGTGGAGAAAAACTCCCCGATCGTTCAAAGCCTGATTGAGGCCGCAAGCGATGGCAAGCAGGTAACGGTGATGGTCGAGCTTAAGGCGAGATTTGATGAGGAAAACAACCTGCACTGGGCGAAGGCGCTCGAAGACGCGGGCGCACATGTCATCTACGGTATCACGGGCTTTAAGGTTCACGCCAAAGTAACTCAGATCATCAAAAAAGAGGACGGCAAGTTAAAATTTTATATCCACTTAGGCACGGGCAACTACAACGGCTCTAGCGCTAAAATTTACACCGACGTGAGCTTTTTTACCTGCGGCGACCGCTTCGACAAGGATACGACGAATTTCTTCCACATCCTCTCGGGCTACAACAAAAACCGCAAGCTGGACAACCTCTCTATGTCGCCGATGCAGATCAAAGAGCGACTCCTGGCTATGATAAAAAACGAGGAGAAGAAAGGCTCTGCCGGCAGGATCATCGCTAAGATGAACGCTCTTGTCGACGGCGATATGATCAAGGCGCTGTATAAAGCAAGCGCCGCGGGCGTGAAGATCGATCTCATCGTGCGCGGCATCTGCTGCTTGCGCCCCGCACTTAAGGGCGTCAGCGAAAACATCCGCGTGATCTCGATCGTCGGCAAATACCTGGAGCACGCTAGAATTTTTTACTTCGCGCACGCGCAGCCCAGCCTATATATCGCGAGTGCGGATTGGATGCCGCGAAATTTAGAGCGCAGACTGGAGCTGATGAGCCCGATTTACAACGAAAATTTGCAAAACAAACTCAAAGAAATTTTAAAACTTCAGCTAAGCGATAACGAGCTCGCATTCGAGCTGCAAAGCAGCGGCGAGTACCGAAAGATCGTGCCGAAAAAGGGCGAAGAGAAAATCGACGATCAGGAATTTTTAGAAATTTATTTCAATAAAATTTACAAAAACATCCGCAAACACGACGAAAGCGGCACGGCGCTAACCAAGCTTTTGAAAGAGAGCTAG